A single genomic interval of Spirosoma taeanense harbors:
- a CDS encoding N-acetylglucosamine kinase — MNVLIADSGSTKTDWRLVTSSAAPRAIQTDGFNPYYQTTEQISTTLRAQLLPQLGGVSVSVAYFYGAGCSGSAVNVVVADALQSVLPDLLAVDINSDMLGAARAAAGREPGIVCILGTGSNACCYDGQQIARGIQSLGFWLGDEGSGGYLGKTLVRDFFQERLPADLRTIFAARYALDRPTLLENAYQKPFPNRYFASFTPFLSENRTHPHIVALLEDAFNLFLDTYVRRFPEANQWPVHFVGSIAYYFAESLQVAVRRTGLAMGHILKAPVERLVDFHRQTA; from the coding sequence ATGAACGTCCTCATTGCCGACAGCGGCTCGACTAAAACGGACTGGCGGCTAGTTACGTCTTCTGCAGCGCCCCGCGCCATACAAACGGATGGATTTAATCCGTATTACCAGACGACTGAACAGATTTCCACGACATTACGGGCCCAGCTACTACCGCAGCTCGGTGGAGTATCTGTTTCGGTTGCCTATTTCTACGGAGCCGGGTGCAGCGGTTCGGCTGTTAACGTCGTTGTAGCCGATGCATTACAGTCTGTGCTGCCCGATCTACTGGCTGTTGATATTAACAGCGATATGCTGGGCGCAGCCCGGGCTGCTGCGGGCCGTGAACCCGGGATTGTGTGTATTCTGGGAACCGGTTCGAACGCCTGCTGCTACGACGGCCAGCAGATTGCGCGGGGTATTCAGTCGCTTGGATTCTGGCTCGGCGATGAAGGCAGCGGGGGTTATCTGGGTAAAACACTCGTGCGCGATTTTTTCCAAGAACGGTTACCAGCCGATTTACGGACAATATTTGCTGCCCGTTATGCCCTTGATAGGCCGACGCTGCTGGAGAATGCTTACCAGAAACCGTTTCCAAATCGCTACTTCGCTTCGTTTACGCCGTTCCTGAGTGAAAACAGAACCCATCCACACATCGTTGCCTTACTGGAAGACGCGTTTAATCTGTTTCTCGATACGTATGTCCGTCGTTTTCCGGAAGCGAATCAGTGGCCCGTGCATTTTGTTGGCTCTATAGCCTACTACTTCGCCGAATCGCTGCAGGTGGCAGTTCGCCGAACGGGGCTGGCCATGGGACATATTCTAAAAGCACCTGTCGAACGGCTGGTTGATTTTCATCGGCAAACTGCGTAA
- a CDS encoding efflux RND transporter periplasmic adaptor subunit: MKSLRIIIPVVLLIALFVVFGVLPRIRNNQELKAEANAERNREAIVNAVPLKQGSDTTGLTLPGQIQPYRQTPLYARTQGFLRRWYVDIGAQVKEGQLLATIDAPELDQDIARAKADQQLAQTNLDRLQSVQLPGAVARQDIDTRRSAVTVADANLGRLRALKALQQIRAPFNGVITSRTAENGALVSPGAGQPLFTISELGTLRVFVDVPQTYFRYVKVGMPATVIVPELKNQTFSGKVVRTSGTLRSESRTLLAEVAIPNPRQELPSGLYSQVKFNMIAANAPVLIPANALQITPQGPRVVVLDPDQRVRFVPITLGRDYGTTIEAASGLTGQERVVTNPNDRLRDGQKVRLHKPAAEKTVAQR; the protein is encoded by the coding sequence ATGAAATCGCTTCGAATTATTATTCCGGTAGTATTGCTGATTGCTCTGTTCGTAGTGTTCGGCGTGCTGCCGCGTATCCGAAACAACCAGGAGCTAAAAGCCGAAGCCAATGCTGAGCGTAATCGTGAGGCCATTGTCAACGCAGTGCCCCTCAAGCAAGGCTCCGACACAACCGGCCTGACGCTACCCGGCCAGATACAGCCTTACCGCCAGACTCCACTTTACGCCCGGACGCAGGGCTTTTTACGTCGGTGGTATGTCGATATCGGCGCGCAGGTTAAAGAAGGACAGTTGCTGGCAACAATTGACGCGCCCGAACTGGACCAGGACATCGCTCGCGCGAAGGCCGATCAGCAACTTGCCCAGACAAATCTTGACCGGCTGCAAAGCGTTCAGCTGCCCGGTGCTGTAGCCCGTCAGGATATCGATACGCGCCGGTCGGCGGTGACGGTGGCAGACGCTAATTTGGGGCGGTTGCGGGCGTTGAAAGCGCTCCAGCAGATCCGTGCGCCGTTCAATGGGGTCATCACCAGCCGTACTGCCGAAAATGGCGCGTTAGTTTCGCCCGGTGCGGGACAGCCGCTGTTTACCATCTCCGAACTGGGGACGCTGCGGGTATTTGTGGACGTACCGCAAACGTATTTCCGGTATGTGAAAGTAGGCATGCCTGCAACGGTTATCGTGCCTGAGCTGAAAAATCAGACATTTTCGGGGAAAGTCGTCCGGACGTCGGGGACGTTACGGAGCGAGTCGCGGACGTTGCTAGCCGAAGTTGCCATTCCCAACCCTAGGCAGGAATTGCCCTCGGGTTTGTATAGTCAGGTCAAATTCAATATGATCGCGGCTAACGCCCCCGTACTGATTCCGGCTAACGCCCTGCAGATTACCCCCCAGGGGCCGCGCGTGGTTGTGCTTGACCCAGACCAGCGGGTGCGCTTTGTGCCCATTACCCTCGGCCGTGATTATGGAACAACCATCGAAGCTGCCAGCGGCCTGACCGGTCAGGAACGTGTCGTGACGAATCCAAACGACCGCCTGCGCGACGGTCAGAAAGTTCGGCTTCACAAGCCGGCCGCCGAAAAAACCGTAGCTCAGCGATGA
- the thiL gene encoding thiamine-phosphate kinase, with protein MTDLNTLGEIGLIERIRQATASPTHPETRLGIGDDAAVFDWGDSYGLLTSDLLVEGIHFDLTYVPLKHLGYKAVTFGVSDIAAMNGLPVQITVGVGLSSRFPVEAVDELYEGIRAACQAYNVDLVGGDTTSSRSGLIISVSVLGKVPKNLITYRNTAKPNDVVCVTGDLGAAYLGLQLLEREKQVFLADPNMQPNLSEERAYLVQRQLRPDARTDMVHELRDLGVLPTAMIDVSDGLASELLHLCRQSGTGAVIFDENLPIDDQTHLAADEFKISPVTAALNGGEDYELLFTVRPQEFDKLATNARITAIGYLTADPTQIVLATKAGQQTPIRAQGWSSQLGA; from the coding sequence ATGACTGATCTAAATACCCTCGGCGAAATCGGCTTAATTGAACGTATCCGGCAGGCAACTGCGTCGCCAACGCATCCGGAAACCCGGCTCGGCATTGGCGACGATGCCGCCGTATTCGACTGGGGCGACAGCTATGGCCTGCTGACTTCCGACCTGCTGGTTGAGGGAATTCACTTCGATCTGACCTACGTTCCCCTAAAACATCTCGGCTATAAGGCCGTTACGTTCGGCGTGTCAGACATTGCCGCTATGAATGGTTTGCCGGTGCAGATTACGGTAGGCGTTGGCTTGAGCAGCCGGTTTCCGGTCGAGGCCGTTGATGAACTATACGAAGGAATTCGGGCCGCGTGCCAGGCGTATAACGTAGACCTGGTGGGTGGCGACACGACCTCATCCCGGTCGGGGCTGATCATTTCGGTGTCGGTGCTGGGGAAAGTGCCTAAAAACCTGATTACGTACCGCAATACGGCTAAGCCTAATGATGTTGTCTGCGTAACGGGCGATCTGGGCGCGGCTTATCTGGGCCTGCAGTTGCTGGAACGTGAAAAGCAGGTATTTCTGGCCGATCCGAATATGCAGCCGAATCTTTCCGAAGAGCGTGCCTATCTGGTGCAGCGGCAGCTTCGTCCCGATGCCCGCACCGATATGGTTCATGAACTGCGCGACCTGGGTGTACTGCCAACGGCCATGATTGACGTTTCGGACGGCCTAGCTTCTGAACTGCTTCACCTCTGCCGCCAGTCGGGAACGGGCGCGGTTATTTTTGATGAAAATTTACCCATCGATGACCAGACGCATTTGGCGGCTGACGAGTTTAAAATTAGTCCGGTGACGGCTGCGCTGAACGGAGGGGAAGATTATGAACTTCTGTTTACGGTACGTCCGCAGGAGTTTGACAAACTCGCGACCAACGCTCGAATAACGGCCATCGGCTACCTCACGGCCGACCCAACTCAGATTGTTCTAGCGACGAAAGCCGGGCAGCAGACACCCATTCGGGCGCAGGGCTGGAGCAGCCAGTTGGGCGCATAG
- a CDS encoding DUF952 domain-containing protein, protein MNSLYHVVAASEWAKAESLPTYEAGSLQTEGFIHLSERHQVAGVLERYYQHVPDLLLLHIDGDRLSARLVYEVSTNNERFPHLYGPLNTNAVVAVERLP, encoded by the coding sequence ATGAACTCGCTCTACCATGTAGTTGCCGCTTCCGAATGGGCAAAGGCAGAAAGCCTGCCGACCTATGAAGCTGGTAGTTTACAAACCGAAGGATTCATTCATCTTTCTGAACGGCATCAGGTTGCGGGCGTGCTTGAACGGTATTACCAGCACGTACCGGACTTACTCTTACTGCACATTGACGGGGACCGGCTGTCGGCCAGATTAGTGTATGAAGTCTCAACAAATAACGAGCGCTTTCCGCATCTCTACGGCCCCCTCAATACCAACGCCGTTGTGGCTGTAGAGCGTTTACCTTAG
- a CDS encoding cytochrome b5 domain-containing protein — protein MTPTDPNLLKSYTRSQLALRNGSDRDEIWCAYAGLIYDVSASRLWRNGKHYEHWAGQDLTAELADAPHAEWVFDRFPVIGRLA, from the coding sequence ATGACGCCCACCGACCCGAATCTGTTAAAATCATACACCCGTTCACAACTTGCATTACGTAATGGAAGCGATCGCGACGAGATCTGGTGCGCCTACGCGGGCCTGATCTACGATGTATCGGCTTCGCGGCTCTGGCGTAATGGGAAACATTACGAACACTGGGCCGGCCAAGACCTGACTGCCGAACTCGCCGATGCGCCCCATGCCGAGTGGGTGTTTGACAGGTTCCCGGTAATCGGCAGGCTGGCTTAA
- a CDS encoding efflux transporter outer membrane subunit gives MKIFLGSVIAISALVLRVGAQTAPLNAPGGAVTVQPGGSPAGGTGTIQSPTPRTGVTPVAPNGTGSATDGPVPALTISGFRRFADPTLESLIQLGLDNSPNLRAALSRLEEARIRVRVAQSFLSPSLRSSALITSQSLSERRPVAIPTSSDRLPRFQLNTFQLLPIDASYELDLFRRIRSNIAVADLQAQASDADFQAFRLTLASDIARTYLLIRGNDAEQAVFRRNMQSRDTTLSILRERFRVGLINQIDVQRAETDYAGLRVTLKGLERARVELVNGLAQLCAQDPTQFSIQSGTLPANVPTYPYASVSAEQLQRRPDLVQFNRQNQIANAQITLQQASTQPRVTLVGSGGVLSGRIGPWFTPSSATYLVGVNASVPIYEGHRARQNIALSRQQAQTAQQTYQQALQLAQRDAETALDNLALLREQLGLQTQTLALARRTEQYNRELYVRGLATYLEVLDAQRTILTAEQQLVQLRSQEAQFAVSLLRAVGGDW, from the coding sequence ATGAAGATATTTTTAGGTAGTGTTATTGCAATCAGTGCTCTGGTTTTGCGGGTAGGGGCTCAAACGGCCCCTCTGAATGCCCCGGGGGGAGCCGTAACAGTTCAACCCGGTGGCAGTCCGGCCGGGGGGACCGGAACCATTCAGTCACCGACGCCCAGAACCGGCGTAACGCCAGTAGCCCCGAACGGAACAGGCTCCGCAACCGATGGGCCGGTTCCCGCTTTGACCATCAGCGGTTTTCGCCGGTTTGCCGACCCGACGCTCGAAAGCCTGATTCAACTGGGTCTGGATAATAGCCCGAACCTGCGGGCCGCTCTGAGCCGACTGGAAGAAGCACGTATTCGAGTGCGGGTAGCGCAGTCGTTTCTGTCGCCATCGCTACGTAGTTCGGCGCTTATAACAAGCCAGAGTTTATCCGAGCGTCGGCCCGTGGCGATTCCTACGTCTTCGGATCGATTGCCCCGGTTTCAGTTAAACACCTTTCAGCTCTTGCCAATCGATGCGAGCTACGAACTGGATCTGTTCCGGCGTATTCGCAGCAATATTGCCGTTGCCGATTTACAGGCGCAGGCGAGTGACGCCGACTTTCAGGCCTTCCGGCTTACGCTGGCATCCGATATTGCCCGGACGTATCTGCTGATCCGGGGGAACGACGCTGAGCAGGCCGTTTTTCGCCGGAATATGCAGTCGCGCGATACGACCCTGTCGATTCTGCGGGAGCGTTTTCGGGTCGGGCTAATCAATCAGATTGATGTGCAGCGGGCCGAAACAGATTATGCCGGTTTACGGGTAACGCTTAAAGGCCTGGAGCGCGCCCGCGTTGAACTCGTTAACGGACTGGCACAGCTCTGCGCGCAGGACCCTACCCAATTCTCGATTCAGAGCGGTACGCTACCGGCCAATGTACCGACGTATCCGTACGCCAGTGTATCGGCCGAGCAGCTCCAGCGCCGGCCGGATTTAGTGCAGTTTAACCGGCAGAACCAGATCGCAAACGCCCAGATCACCCTTCAGCAGGCAAGCACGCAGCCCCGGGTTACGCTGGTCGGCTCAGGCGGTGTCTTATCAGGACGTATCGGCCCCTGGTTTACGCCCAGTAGTGCTACTTATCTGGTAGGTGTCAACGCGTCGGTGCCGATCTACGAGGGGCATCGCGCCCGGCAGAATATAGCCCTATCGCGCCAGCAGGCCCAGACCGCCCAGCAGACGTACCAGCAGGCTTTACAACTCGCTCAGCGCGACGCCGAAACGGCCCTGGATAATCTGGCGCTGCTTCGCGAGCAGCTGGGACTGCAAACCCAGACGCTTGCTCTGGCCCGCCGAACCGAGCAGTATAACCGTGAGCTTTACGTCCGGGGCCTGGCTACCTATCTGGAAGTTCTGGATGCGCAGCGCACAATTTTGACTGCTGAACAGCAGCTTGTTCAGCTCCGCAGCCAGGAAGCGCAGTTTGCGGTGTCTTTACTGCGGGCTGTAGGCGGAGACTGGTAA
- a CDS encoding mannose-1-phosphate guanylyltransferase, whose product MNHTYVIIMAGGVGTRFWPFSRTSYPKQFHDVLGTGRTLLQQTADRFDGICPPENIFIVTSALYKDLCKQQLPQLTDDQILCEPVARNTAPCIAYACYKIAQKDPEANIVVAPADHIILKEEEFKRTIRTALDATKDQDILVTLGIQPSRPDTGYGYIQYIPEAGETIKKVKTFTEKPHLELAQQFVDSGEFVWNAGIFVWNVRAINKAFSEHLSEVAEIFEEGKDAYYTNQEEAFIDKAYSLTKNISIDNGVMEKAGNVYVVLSDFGWSDLGTWKSLYEVSDKNADQNVVDGHVMLYDTKNCIIKTPKDRLVAINGLDGFIVAEYDNVLMICRKEDEQKVKAFVADAKEQGAEFV is encoded by the coding sequence ATGAATCATACCTATGTCATCATCATGGCAGGGGGCGTCGGAACTAGATTCTGGCCCTTTAGCCGGACAAGTTATCCAAAGCAATTTCATGACGTGCTGGGTACCGGCCGAACGCTGCTTCAACAAACCGCCGACCGATTCGATGGAATCTGCCCACCCGAAAATATCTTCATCGTTACCAGCGCACTCTACAAAGACCTTTGCAAGCAGCAGTTGCCGCAGCTGACCGACGATCAGATTTTATGCGAACCCGTTGCCCGGAATACGGCGCCCTGTATCGCTTACGCCTGTTATAAAATTGCCCAGAAAGATCCGGAAGCGAACATCGTGGTTGCCCCGGCCGATCATATCATCCTGAAAGAGGAAGAGTTTAAACGAACCATCCGGACGGCGCTCGACGCGACAAAGGATCAGGATATTCTGGTGACGCTTGGTATCCAGCCGAGCCGCCCCGATACCGGCTACGGCTATATCCAATACATTCCGGAAGCCGGCGAGACCATCAAAAAAGTTAAAACGTTTACCGAAAAGCCGCATCTGGAACTGGCGCAGCAGTTTGTTGACAGTGGCGAGTTTGTCTGGAACGCGGGTATTTTCGTCTGGAACGTACGAGCCATCAATAAAGCGTTCAGTGAACACCTGTCTGAGGTAGCCGAGATTTTTGAGGAAGGTAAAGACGCCTACTATACCAATCAGGAAGAAGCGTTTATTGACAAGGCTTATTCGCTGACCAAAAATATCTCGATCGACAACGGCGTTATGGAAAAAGCCGGCAATGTTTATGTCGTGCTGAGCGATTTTGGCTGGTCGGATCTGGGTACCTGGAAGTCGCTGTATGAAGTGTCGGACAAGAACGCCGATCAGAACGTAGTGGATGGCCACGTTATGCTTTACGATACCAAGAACTGCATCATCAAAACGCCCAAAGACCGTTTAGTGGCCATCAATGGTCTGGACGGATTCATCGTTGCGGAATATGACAACGTCCTGATGATCTGCCGCAAGGAAGACGAGCAGAAAGTGAAAGCCTTTGTTGCCGATGCAAAGGAACAGGGTGCCGAATTTGTATAA
- a CDS encoding efflux RND transporter permease subunit, whose translation MWIVRLALEKKYTIAVMALLIMIMGGLSVTQMPTDIFPRINIPVVSVIWGYSGLSTNEMEKMITNFSETSIINNVSDIQRLESQTYNGTAVLKIFFQPSVKIEEAIAQVTAISQTILVRMPPGTQPPLIVRYNATDVPVLQLGLSSDSLTEPQITDYAQTRVRPQISTVQGSRLSQAFGGKTRQIAVDLEPDQLIAYNVTPEDVLNAVAAQNLTLPGGSLRISDREYSVRLNSKPDVISTLNDIPVKTVGGTVVHMRDVANVHDGASVQANIVKQDGSKGVLMRIVKTGNASTTEIVDKIRNQILPTVRAAAPSNLRIQELFDQSVFVRASIKGVLVEGLIAALLTAALILLFLGSWRSTLIVAISIPLSILCSLIVLYLLGETLNIQTLGGLALAIGILVDDATVTIENIHRNEELGMPLRQAILEGAQQIATPTLVSTLTICIVFTSVLFLEGPARFLFGPLAEAVVFAMLASYLLSRTLVPALADLMLRNEKRGHHGVEEKTSTNPFGHIYNRFNAGFDRFQERYMRALEWVLTNRRTVLAVFVVVVVFTAVLLPFVGRDFFPQVDGGQIKLHLRAPAGTRLEATEEVAAKTAEIVREVIPEAEVGSVISNIGLTSERYNFFFSDNATASAADAELLISLTKDRSRPTDEYMRELRARLREEMPDVLYFFLPADIVSQILNFGLTSAIDVQVSGFDRANNLKVARELRDRIAQIPGTVDVHLHQVLDAPELFLDVDRERAGQFGLTEQRVATNLNISLSGTGQTRPNFWPDPVTGFPYIIAVQTPPYKLDSYEKLLRTPVTSGQQATPQLLSNITTVKRTSVPVIINRVNTQPTYDVYASVERTDLGSVAKALNDLAAEYKTQLKPGNVVAIRGQVESMESAFSRLSLGIVFAALFVYLLMVVNFQSFRYPFIIITALPGALCGMVWMLFLTGTTFSIPSLMGAIMSVGVATANSILLVSFAKDHLPEVGGNAYEAALEAGRTRLRPILMTAIAMIIGMLPMSLGLGEGGEQNAPLGRAVIGGLLMATFTTLLFVPVVFSYLARKVKLA comes from the coding sequence ATGTGGATTGTCCGCTTAGCGTTAGAAAAAAAATACACCATCGCCGTTATGGCGTTGCTCATTATGATTATGGGCGGGCTGTCGGTCACGCAAATGCCGACCGACATCTTTCCACGGATTAATATTCCGGTTGTGTCCGTAATCTGGGGGTACAGCGGTCTGTCGACCAATGAAATGGAGAAAATGATTACCAACTTCTCCGAAACGTCAATCATCAATAACGTAAGCGATATTCAGCGGCTTGAATCGCAGACGTATAATGGTACGGCAGTTCTTAAAATCTTTTTCCAACCATCAGTCAAGATTGAGGAAGCTATTGCGCAGGTGACGGCCATATCGCAGACGATTCTGGTGCGAATGCCGCCCGGTACCCAGCCGCCCCTGATTGTGCGATACAACGCGACCGACGTACCCGTTCTGCAACTCGGTCTATCGTCCGATAGCCTGACCGAACCACAGATTACTGACTACGCCCAGACGCGCGTTCGGCCGCAGATTTCGACCGTGCAGGGAAGCCGCCTGTCGCAGGCATTTGGTGGAAAAACCCGCCAGATCGCCGTGGACCTGGAGCCGGATCAACTAATCGCTTACAACGTTACGCCCGAAGATGTCCTGAATGCGGTTGCCGCCCAGAATCTGACGCTGCCGGGCGGTTCGCTGCGCATATCGGACCGGGAGTACAGCGTCCGGCTCAACTCTAAACCCGACGTTATTTCGACTCTGAATGACATCCCTGTCAAGACGGTGGGCGGTACGGTGGTTCACATGCGCGACGTCGCCAATGTACACGACGGCGCATCGGTGCAGGCCAATATTGTTAAGCAGGACGGGAGTAAAGGCGTTCTGATGCGGATCGTTAAAACGGGAAATGCGTCGACGACGGAAATTGTCGACAAAATCCGGAATCAGATTCTGCCCACGGTACGGGCGGCTGCTCCTTCAAATCTGCGTATCCAGGAATTATTCGATCAGTCGGTGTTCGTGCGGGCGTCGATCAAGGGCGTTCTGGTTGAGGGTTTGATTGCGGCTCTGCTCACGGCCGCCCTGATTCTGCTGTTTCTGGGAAGCTGGCGAAGTACGCTCATCGTTGCCATTTCGATTCCGCTATCGATTCTCTGTTCGCTGATTGTCCTTTACCTGCTGGGTGAAACGCTGAATATTCAGACGCTCGGCGGGTTGGCCCTCGCCATTGGTATCCTGGTCGATGATGCCACGGTAACCATCGAGAATATCCACCGTAACGAGGAATTAGGCATGCCCCTGCGGCAGGCGATTCTGGAAGGGGCGCAGCAGATTGCCACGCCGACGCTGGTGTCGACCCTGACGATCTGTATCGTATTTACGTCGGTACTGTTTCTCGAAGGCCCGGCCAGATTCCTGTTTGGCCCCCTGGCCGAAGCCGTTGTATTTGCCATGCTGGCGTCGTACCTGCTCTCACGGACGCTGGTGCCGGCACTGGCCGATCTGATGCTGCGGAATGAAAAACGGGGCCATCACGGCGTAGAAGAGAAAACATCAACGAACCCGTTCGGACACATTTACAATCGATTCAACGCTGGTTTCGACCGGTTCCAGGAACGGTATATGCGGGCGTTGGAATGGGTATTGACGAATCGCCGAACGGTACTGGCGGTTTTCGTGGTCGTGGTCGTGTTCACGGCCGTTCTGCTGCCCTTTGTGGGCCGGGATTTCTTCCCACAGGTAGATGGTGGACAAATTAAGCTGCACCTGCGCGCTCCGGCCGGCACCCGGCTCGAAGCCACCGAGGAGGTGGCGGCAAAAACCGCCGAGATTGTGCGCGAAGTGATTCCGGAAGCCGAAGTTGGCTCGGTGATCAGCAACATTGGACTGACCTCGGAGCGATACAATTTTTTCTTCTCCGACAACGCGACGGCCAGCGCTGCCGATGCCGAACTGCTGATTTCGCTCACCAAGGACCGCTCCCGTCCAACGGATGAATACATGCGTGAGCTACGCGCCCGGCTGCGGGAAGAGATGCCCGATGTGCTATATTTCTTCCTGCCGGCCGATATCGTCAGCCAGATTCTGAATTTCGGTCTGACCTCGGCCATTGATGTGCAGGTGTCGGGCTTCGACCGGGCCAACAACCTGAAGGTGGCGCGTGAACTTCGTGATCGGATTGCTCAGATTCCCGGTACGGTAGACGTTCACCTGCATCAGGTTCTGGACGCGCCGGAGCTGTTTCTGGATGTTGACCGCGAACGCGCCGGACAGTTTGGGCTGACGGAACAGCGGGTGGCTACTAACCTGAACATTTCGCTGAGTGGTACAGGGCAAACGCGCCCGAACTTCTGGCCCGATCCCGTAACCGGTTTCCCCTATATCATTGCGGTGCAAACCCCGCCTTATAAGCTGGACTCCTACGAGAAGCTTCTGCGCACACCCGTAACCTCCGGCCAGCAGGCAACTCCACAACTGCTGAGTAACATCACGACCGTAAAACGAACCTCGGTTCCAGTCATTATTAACCGAGTCAATACCCAGCCGACCTACGACGTTTACGCATCCGTTGAGCGAACCGATCTGGGTTCGGTAGCAAAAGCCCTGAATGACCTGGCGGCAGAATATAAAACGCAGTTGAAGCCCGGTAACGTAGTAGCAATTCGCGGGCAGGTCGAAAGCATGGAGAGCGCTTTCAGCCGGTTAAGCCTGGGCATTGTCTTTGCAGCTCTGTTCGTCTATCTGCTCATGGTGGTCAACTTTCAGTCGTTCCGGTATCCGTTCATCATCATCACCGCCCTGCCGGGGGCTTTGTGCGGCATGGTCTGGATGTTGTTCCTGACCGGCACGACCTTTAGCATTCCTTCGCTGATGGGCGCAATCATGAGCGTCGGAGTGGCAACGGCCAACAGTATTCTGCTGGTGAGCTTCGCCAAAGATCATCTGCCCGAGGTAGGGGGCAACGCTTACGAAGCGGCCCTCGAAGCGGGACGAACTCGACTCCGGCCTATTCTGATGACGGCGATCGCCATGATTATCGGGATGCTGCCCATGTCGCTGGGCTTAGGCGAGGGAGGTGAGCAAAATGCGCCACTCGGTCGGGCGGTCATTGGTGGCCTGCTCATGGCTACGTTTACGACCCTGCTGTTTGTGCCGGTAGTGTTTAGTTATTTAGCCCGAAAAGTGAAGCTTGCATGA